The window AGTCAACACATAAACGCCAAGTGTGATCTTTTTTCTTGACCAGAATAATTGGTGCTGCAAAAGCACTATGACTATGTTTAATAATTCCTTATTCCAACATTTCAGATACCAATTTTTCTATTTCTGTTTTTTGTATTGCAGAGTATCTGTATGGACTAAGACTAATTGGAGTTGATCCCTCTTTTAGGTGGATACAATGATCATGTGGTCTATGTGGAGGTAATCCTTTTGGCTCTTGAAATAGTTCTTGGAATTCGTCTAACATTGAATCAAGTTTTTCCTTAGGTAAGTCATATTCATTATTTGTGGCTAAGGAATAAAAATGAGGTTTGAAAGGTTCATCAATTAGTATAGTAGTGGGTctcttatatttgttaaaattatgagCTCCTAAAATACTACAGATTTCAGCATCAGAATTTCCTCTAAGAGTGACTCTACCATTTTTATGTAAGAATGAGAATTTTTGGTGTAAAAAATCACAATGTATGTCTGAAAGTGACACCAACCATTCAATGCCTAATATAACATCATATTTAGGCATTGTTAGTACTCTAAGATCTGTCATGAATTCATAATCCTGTATAGTGCATAATATCTGTTGATACATAAGACAGCTAGGTAATTGATTTCCATCAGCAACAGATACTGAAAAGGTAGATGTCTTAATCAATTTGTCTTTAATATGAGGAAGCCATTtagaatttatgaaattatgtgTACTTCCTGAATCGATTAgtatttcaacatttatttttcctatttttccAGGAAGACAAAGAGTTCTATATGATGATGGACCATTGATAGCATTCAAGGATATTCCCGATaattcatcaacatcttcagcTAGTAGATCATCTAATTCAGGTTGTGATTCATCTATAAGTTCAGAGTTTTCCAACATATAAAATTCTCCTTTACATTTATGAGTAGAATTAAATTTTTCAGTACAATAATAACACTCATTTTTTGCTCTTTTTTCTGCCATAAACTTGGGATCCAATTTCTTATAATCCTTTCTACGATTATTATTATTCCATTGAAATTTTGTTGGCTTAGGAGTAGGTAATAAGGGAGGTCCATTATTATGTAGATAGACTTTTAAAGAATCATATGTTGCTTCTTGAACTCTAGCCATTGCCATAGCATCATTCAATGAATTAGGATGTAAAAGTCTAACAGAATTAGCAATTTCTTTTCTTATTCCACCTAAGTAACAGTTTAGCATGTAATCATTCGGCATTAGGGGAAGCCTATATGAAATCTCAATAAATTTATCGTTATGCTCATTAATTGGACCGACTTGTTTGAGATTCATTAGTTCACCCATAGGATCATCAAAAATTGTGTGTccaaattttttcttaatttctgttTTAAGAAAATCCCAAGTAATAACAAAATTTGCATCTAAATGATTTCGAAAATTTGTATACCATAATCTTGCCTTATCTTTGAAATGTAGACGAGCAATTCTTGGCTGAATATCAAGAGGAGTATTATCGACTTCAAAAAACTCTTCAGCTGCATAAATCCATCCATCAACATCATTGCCGTCGAATTTAGGAAAGTCGATTCTGGTGAAACTTTTGTGTATATGGTAAGGTCTATTATTCCTATCTCTTGGGTTACGATCATAATTGTTGACATCATAGAATTCtcgttgttcttgaggattgtGATGACGTCTCCCATCTCGATCCGGATTGCCTGCAggttgttcttgaggatcgtGAAGACGTCTTGCATCTCGATCTTGATTATCTTTAGAAAGTTCATCAAGTCTTGATAATATTTGTTTCATCGTTTCCTCGGTTCTTGTTTGTTGTTCTGTCCATTTGGATTCAAATTTGTATACTAAATCCTCGGTATGCTCAAGCATTTTGATTTGCTTATTTACCTTTTCGTTGAGCACGTTGACACGAATATATAAATCGTCTGTTtctgtatttgattcttcagGATCTGATCTTGAACTAGTTCCCACCATTTTGAACTGATCTTGAAGTTGCTTCTTGatgagtaaaaaaaaaattgcacaGATTTGAATGAGGTCGGAGGGTCTtttagctctgataccaatgtGACGATACTAGGGAATATTTGGAGAATTGAAAGAAGGGGATGAGAAGACAGTAAGAAGAGTtgcaagaagaaggaagaaaccAAGAAGACACAAGGTGAGATGAAAATGTAACTTCATAGAAAAAATTAGTCAATAATACACTGATGGATCAAAGCTATATAAATAGCTTTGTAATCtgataacttttgtttttaattaaaagaataataactttatttaattttatcataacttCAGggactattttatatttatataatatattaacattaggTTTAGGTTTCATTTGTTAGACAGCCGTTTCTCTCTTTGAGTCTTCGCCGCTTCTTCTAGGTTTACTCCTTTCAACTCTTCTTACAGGTACATCTTTCAACTCTTCTGTTACAGGTACATCTTTCAACTCTTCTGTTACAGGTACATCGAGGGATTGAGCAATTATATTCGTTACATCTTGTTTGTTGTAATTGAAGCTAATTGTTTGCTGTTAGATGTTGAAttaggttatattagttttGAGATGAGATAAGATTCATCCTTGAACCTGCAGTTTACTTGAGTTTTATTGGATTGTTTACTTTGCTGGATTAATGTACTGTATTGGTTAAGCTTTAGCTGTTAATCGCATTGATCGAGAATAGCTTAGGTCTAGATTAGGATTAGATTTCTTCTGTTTTAGGAATCCAGTCCATTTTTGTTGGAATTCCGAAATCTGCGTTCGCCAAAAGGAAAGAGGTGCAGGTGCTGTGTTCTGGTTATTCTGCAGCGTCTTCTTTAGCTGTGGAAAATTAGGTGCGACTCCAACCTCAGGCAGCTAGGCGAACTGTCGCGGTGAGCACAGCTGCAGCAGGAAGGAGGCGGAGATTCGACGAGTAGGACGGACTGTAACGATGTTGCCTTCGAGCAGAGATCGGCCGCGGGCGCAGGACACGCCGGAAATCGCCCTCGCCGGAGTCTCTTCATCAGCTGGAGGTttcattttttacttttcttttattCCAATTCCTTCAACTTCCTGTGAAGTTGCAAAGAGGCCCCTGAGCctcttttatctttaaataagcCTGataactttaatttcgaattaatttattaattcgaaattaaattAGTCCCTGATCTTTTCCTGATGTTTTAATTATACCCCTAAACTTTCTTttgcttttattttaatttaaacttaaaaaaaaattaaaaataaaataaacttaaggtCCTGTTTGTTTCTCAAATTTTACGAACGACTTTAAAATGAGGATTCGGGCATTCAAATcactttcaaattttctcaaattttcccaaaaattccaaaatattattttcttcaaaaataatttttcccgAAATTATTAGGGCCCGTTTGGAAAAACGT is drawn from Impatiens glandulifera chromosome 3, dImpGla2.1, whole genome shotgun sequence and contains these coding sequences:
- the LOC124930200 gene encoding uncharacterized protein LOC124930200, producing MVGTSSRSDPEESNTETDDLYIRVNVLNEKVNKQIKMLEHTEDLVYKFESKWTEQQTRTEETMKQILSRLDELSKDNQDRDARRLHDPQEQPAGNPDRDGRRHHNPQEQREFYDVNNYDRNPRDRNNRPYHIHKSFTRIDFPKFDGNDVDGWIYAAEEFFEVDNTPLDIQPRIARLHFKDKARLWYTNFRNHLDANFVITWDFLKTEIKKKFGHTIFDDPMGELMNLKQVGPINEHNDKFIEISYRLPLMPNDYMLNCYLGGIRKEIANSVRLLHPNSLNDAMAMARVQEATYDSLKVYLHNNGPPLLPTPKPTKFQWNNNNRRKDYKKLDPKFMAEKRAKNECYYCTEKFNSTHKCKGEFYMLENSELIDESQPELDDLLAEDVDELSGISLNAINGPSSYRTLCLPGKIGKINVEILIDSGSTHNFINSKWLPHIKDKLIKTSTFSVSVADGNQLPSCLMYQQILCTIQDYEFMTDLRVLTMPKYDVILGIEWLVSLSDIHCDFLHQKFSFLHKNGRVTLRGNSDAEICSILGAHNFNKYKRPTTILIDEPFKPHFYSLATNNEYDLPKEKLDSMLDEFQELFQEPKGLPPHRPHDHCIHLKEGSTPISLSPYRYSAIQKTEIEKLVSEMLE